A window of Natrinema versiforme contains these coding sequences:
- a CDS encoding xanthine dehydrogenase family protein molybdopterin-binding subunit, producing MSDADSSGESGADSGGAFGSAIERGEDVPLLTGSGDYTDDISLRGTTHLAIRRSDHAHARIERIDTSDAAAMDGVVAVYTGEDVVESGVPNTIPTAWDLPGLVQPQYRMLATDKVRHEGTAVAAVVAETPHVAHDALERIAVEYEPLEHVTDPVEAVERDVPPVHEEAADNVAFDFELGEEEATDEAFADADRVATVDLRQPRIIPNAMEPRAALADWEDATGKLRLWMTSQNPHLHRMLLSAGTLGLPENKIQVIAPEVGGGFGSKIYHYPDEAVTAWCSMQLGRPVKWQATRSESYLTDCHGRDHVTTGEIALDDDGTIRGVRVETHAGLGAQLSQFGTATPSYLYATVLSGQYAIPAIHCRVVGAFTNTTPVDAYRGAGRAEGIYVIERLVDAGARELEMDPAELRRRNLVPPDEFPYESAAALVYDSGEYERAMDLALEHVDYDDLRERQRELRDEDRYIGIGIGNFVESAGLSPSGLAGDLGAQAGGWESSIVRFDSTGSVTVLAGTADQGQGHRTTYAQIAAEELGVSVDDVDVVEGDTDRIPQGMGTYGSRSASVGGGSIARGAREVREKARRIAAHQLEASVDDIEFEDGEFRVAGAPDRSLHIQTIAHEAYLGHDLPEGMDPGLEETNFYDPENFTYPFGTHVAVVEVDPETGDIEIRRYVAVDDCGEIINPMIVEGQVHGGIAQGIGAALYEGAAYDDDEHLQTRRMDEYAVPHSTQLPDFETDSTVTPSPHNPLGVKGVGESATIAATPTIVSAVADALEPFGVDHLDMPITPESVWRATEGDR from the coding sequence ATGAGCGACGCCGATTCGAGCGGTGAGTCCGGCGCCGACAGCGGTGGCGCCTTCGGCTCCGCCATCGAACGCGGCGAGGACGTTCCGCTGCTGACCGGGTCCGGGGACTACACCGACGACATCTCCCTGCGCGGAACGACGCATCTGGCTATCCGCCGGTCCGATCACGCCCACGCGAGAATCGAGCGGATAGACACCAGCGACGCGGCCGCGATGGATGGCGTCGTCGCGGTGTACACGGGCGAGGACGTCGTCGAAAGCGGCGTTCCGAACACGATTCCGACCGCGTGGGACCTCCCCGGCCTCGTGCAGCCGCAATATCGCATGCTCGCCACGGACAAGGTTCGCCACGAGGGGACCGCCGTCGCCGCCGTCGTCGCGGAGACGCCACACGTCGCCCACGATGCGCTCGAGCGGATCGCGGTCGAGTACGAACCGCTCGAGCACGTGACCGATCCGGTCGAGGCGGTCGAGCGCGACGTGCCGCCGGTTCACGAGGAGGCCGCGGACAACGTGGCCTTCGACTTCGAACTGGGTGAGGAGGAGGCCACCGACGAAGCGTTCGCCGACGCCGATCGGGTCGCGACCGTCGACCTCCGACAGCCGCGCATCATTCCGAACGCGATGGAGCCGCGAGCCGCCCTCGCCGACTGGGAGGACGCGACGGGGAAGTTGCGCCTATGGATGACGAGTCAGAACCCGCATCTCCATCGAATGCTGCTCTCGGCGGGGACGCTGGGCCTTCCGGAGAACAAGATTCAGGTGATCGCTCCCGAGGTCGGCGGCGGCTTCGGCAGCAAGATCTACCACTACCCGGACGAGGCCGTCACGGCCTGGTGTTCGATGCAACTCGGCCGGCCGGTGAAGTGGCAGGCGACGCGCTCGGAGAGCTACCTGACCGACTGTCACGGGCGAGATCACGTGACGACCGGCGAGATCGCACTCGACGACGACGGGACGATCCGCGGGGTTCGCGTCGAAACGCACGCCGGACTCGGTGCGCAGCTCTCGCAGTTCGGGACCGCGACGCCGTCCTATCTCTACGCGACCGTCCTCTCGGGCCAGTACGCGATTCCGGCGATCCACTGCCGCGTCGTCGGTGCGTTCACGAACACGACGCCCGTCGACGCCTATCGCGGCGCGGGCCGGGCCGAGGGGATCTACGTGATCGAGCGACTCGTCGACGCCGGGGCCCGGGAACTCGAGATGGACCCGGCCGAACTGCGGCGGCGGAACCTCGTCCCCCCCGACGAGTTCCCCTACGAGTCCGCCGCGGCGCTGGTCTACGACAGCGGCGAGTACGAACGTGCGATGGATCTGGCGCTCGAGCACGTCGACTACGACGACTTGCGCGAGCGCCAGCGCGAGCTTCGAGACGAGGACCGATACATCGGTATCGGCATCGGCAACTTCGTCGAATCCGCGGGGCTCTCGCCGTCCGGACTCGCGGGGGATCTCGGCGCGCAGGCCGGCGGCTGGGAGAGTTCGATCGTCCGGTTCGACTCGACGGGATCGGTGACGGTCCTCGCGGGGACGGCGGATCAGGGGCAGGGCCATCGAACGACGTACGCCCAGATCGCCGCCGAGGAACTCGGCGTCTCCGTCGACGACGTCGACGTCGTCGAGGGGGACACCGATCGGATCCCGCAGGGAATGGGGACCTACGGCAGCCGGAGCGCGTCGGTCGGCGGCGGCTCCATCGCCCGGGGCGCCCGCGAGGTCCGCGAGAAGGCCCGTCGGATCGCCGCCCATCAACTCGAGGCGAGCGTCGACGACATCGAGTTCGAGGACGGCGAATTCCGCGTCGCCGGCGCACCGGATCGGTCGCTCCACATCCAGACGATCGCTCACGAGGCGTATCTCGGACACGACTTGCCCGAGGGAATGGACCCCGGCCTCGAGGAGACCAACTTCTACGATCCGGAGAACTTCACCTACCCCTTCGGGACCCACGTCGCAGTCGTCGAGGTCGATCCCGAAACGGGCGATATCGAGATCCGACGCTACGTCGCGGTCGACGACTGCGGGGAGATCATCAATCCGATGATCGTCGAGGGACAGGTCCACGGGGGGATCGCGCAGGGGATCGGTGCCGCGCTCTACGAGGGCGCAGCGTACGACGACGACGAGCATCTCCAAACCCGTCGGATGGACGAGTACGCCGTCCCCCACTCGACGCAGTTGCCCGATTTCGAAACGGACAGCACGGTGACGCCGAGCCCGCACAACCCCCTCGGCGTGAAGGGCGTCGGCGAGTCGGCGACGATCGCGGCGACACCGACCATCGTGTCGGCCGTCGCAGACGCGCTCGAGCCGTTCGGCGTCGACCACCTCGACATGCCGATCACGCCGGAATCGGTCTGGCGAGCCACGGAGGGCGATCGCTGA
- a CDS encoding MoxR family ATPase — protein sequence MTEPTATPFAEYTEADLRRVFDRTGYVAEDDILIPVLLALRLGKPLLIEGEPGSGKTELGKVLADGLETDLVRLQCYEGLAAENTLYEWNYTKQLLSVQAGERGVTDDGSVFDEEYLLERPLLRALSGDRDRPAVLLIDEVDRADREFEALLLEFLSDFQVSVPELGTIEASVPPIVLLTSNRTRGLSDALKRRCLYLHVEPPSFEKEREIVQRKVPELDGATAAEICGVVQRLREEPLLKRPGIAETLDWSRALLELRSASEDGSSEPAASLSPQLIDRTLSCLLKEVEDASRIDDELLETLARAARDARERTEAQ from the coding sequence ATGACTGAGCCGACTGCCACCCCGTTCGCGGAGTATACCGAGGCGGATCTCAGACGGGTCTTCGACCGAACGGGGTACGTCGCCGAGGACGACATCCTGATCCCGGTGTTGCTCGCGCTCCGGCTCGGGAAGCCGCTGCTCATCGAGGGCGAACCCGGGAGCGGGAAGACGGAGTTAGGAAAGGTGCTCGCGGACGGGCTCGAGACCGACCTCGTTCGGTTACAGTGCTACGAGGGGTTGGCGGCCGAGAACACGCTCTACGAGTGGAACTACACGAAACAGCTGCTCTCGGTGCAGGCCGGTGAGCGCGGGGTCACCGACGACGGTTCGGTGTTCGACGAGGAGTATCTGCTCGAGCGGCCCCTGCTCCGGGCGCTCTCGGGCGACCGCGACCGCCCCGCCGTCCTCCTCATCGACGAAGTGGACCGCGCCGATCGGGAGTTCGAGGCGCTGTTGCTCGAGTTCCTCTCCGATTTCCAGGTCTCGGTACCGGAACTGGGGACGATCGAGGCGTCGGTTCCCCCGATCGTCCTGCTCACGTCGAACCGAACGCGCGGCCTCAGCGACGCGCTCAAGCGGCGCTGTCTGTACCTCCACGTGGAACCGCCGTCGTTCGAAAAGGAACGAGAGATCGTCCAGCGGAAAGTGCCGGAGCTGGACGGCGCGACCGCCGCGGAGATCTGTGGCGTCGTCCAGCGGCTCCGCGAGGAGCCCCTGCTGAAACGGCCGGGGATCGCGGAGACGTTGGACTGGTCTCGCGCGCTCCTCGAGCTTCGATCCGCGAGCGAGGACGGGAGTAGCGAACCCGCGGCGTCGCTTTCGCCGCAGCTGATCGATCGGACCCTGTCGTGTCTGTTGAAGGAGGTCGAAGACGCGTCCCGTATCGACGACGAGCTCCTCGAGACCCTCGCCCGGGCGGCCCGCGACGCTCGGGAGCGGACGGAGGCGCAGTGA
- a CDS encoding xanthine dehydrogenase family protein subunit M yields the protein MYVNDFDYYRADSVDDALELLGDHDGAELVAGAHGLLPRMKTGDESPPALVDIGQLSGLDAIEAADDGTAVSVGALATHAEIAESEPVRQHAAALADAAAELGDPQVRNGGTIGGNLAHGDARSDPPAALLALDGALEVRGADGERTIDATDLFEGPFETAVDDDEIVTAVRLPTDDDAVSAYRKRRDPLSGYAMVGVGVWLRTDGEAIEEARVAVTGATTTPTRLPAVEDELEGAAVSEETITAAAAEAGTTVDDEAFVSDVQATAEYRAHLLTIDTERALYDLLDDV from the coding sequence ATGTACGTGAACGATTTCGACTACTACCGAGCGGACAGCGTCGACGACGCCCTCGAGTTACTCGGCGACCACGACGGGGCCGAACTGGTCGCCGGCGCGCACGGGCTGTTGCCGCGGATGAAGACGGGAGACGAATCGCCGCCGGCGCTCGTCGATATCGGCCAACTGAGCGGGCTCGATGCGATCGAAGCGGCGGACGACGGAACCGCCGTCTCGGTCGGCGCGCTCGCCACGCACGCCGAGATCGCCGAGTCCGAACCCGTCCGGCAGCACGCGGCCGCGCTCGCCGACGCCGCGGCCGAGTTGGGCGACCCGCAGGTCCGAAACGGCGGCACGATCGGCGGCAACCTCGCCCACGGCGACGCGCGCTCGGACCCGCCGGCCGCCCTGCTCGCACTCGACGGGGCGCTCGAGGTGCGCGGGGCGGACGGCGAGCGGACGATCGACGCGACCGATCTCTTCGAAGGGCCGTTCGAGACGGCGGTCGACGACGACGAGATCGTCACTGCCGTTCGGCTCCCGACCGACGACGACGCCGTGAGCGCCTACCGCAAGCGTCGCGATCCGCTCTCGGGCTACGCGATGGTCGGCGTCGGCGTCTGGCTCCGCACCGACGGCGAGGCGATCGAGGAGGCTCGGGTCGCCGTCACCGGCGCGACGACGACGCCGACGAGACTGCCGGCCGTCGAGGACGAACTCGAGGGAGCGGCGGTTTCCGAGGAGACGATCACCGCGGCGGCGGCCGAGGCCGGAACCACGGTCGACGACGAGGCGTTCGTTTCGGACGTGCAGGCGACTGCCGAGTACCGCGCCCACCTCCTGACGATCGACACCGAGCGCGCGCTGTACGACCTGCTGGACGACGTCTGA
- a CDS encoding (2Fe-2S)-binding protein: MTTHGISVTVNGEQHDLTVRPRTLLVTALREELGYTGANVGCETGRCGACTVRENGETIKSCTRLAVQADGSEIETVEGLADDGDLSALQKQFQEQHGLQCGYCTPGMLMSADTFLREADDPSREEIREAIEGNLCRCTGYQNIVDAIEAAAEQSGEHR; encoded by the coding sequence ATGACGACACACGGTATATCGGTAACAGTGAACGGAGAACAGCACGACCTGACCGTCCGACCGCGGACGTTGCTCGTGACGGCGCTTCGAGAGGAACTCGGGTATACCGGGGCGAACGTCGGCTGTGAGACGGGGCGGTGTGGCGCCTGTACCGTCAGAGAGAACGGCGAGACGATCAAGTCCTGTACTCGCTTGGCCGTGCAGGCCGACGGCTCGGAGATCGAGACCGTCGAAGGACTCGCCGACGACGGCGATCTCTCGGCCCTGCAGAAGCAGTTTCAGGAACAGCACGGGCTCCAGTGTGGCTACTGTACGCCGGGGATGCTCATGAGCGCCGACACGTTCTTGCGGGAGGCCGACGACCCGTCCCGCGAGGAAATTCGAGAGGCGATCGAGGGCAACCTCTGTCGGTGTACCGGCTACCAGAACATCGTCGACGCGATCGAGGCCGCGGCCGAACAGTCGGGTGAGCACCGATGA